Proteins from a genomic interval of Macrobrachium nipponense isolate FS-2020 chromosome 33, ASM1510439v2, whole genome shotgun sequence:
- the LOC135202964 gene encoding peroxisomal membrane protein 11C-like isoform X1 produces the protein MEPEEGRKMSLQDFVSVLESYRGREKTMRTVQYGLLLMTPFTQKNTRVAAEAISAQLGSARVILRLFDDLSMLQYSLSYGLGKRGEDRTQRLLKLVNNIFDMLYYPVEHIAWLQDMKVLRGKSQGLWNLCIVIWAISLSLTIVRALHQISILKQQKAKTSDEERRRIEARHVEEYLTVIMQGSDLLNAINWLPWRPWSKPFASWQVGLLGLTSSIIGFRKLLSAGR, from the exons ATGGAACCGGAAGAAGGGAGAA AAATGAGTCTGCAAGACTTTGTATCGGTGCTGGAAAGCTACCGAGGACGTGAGAAAACCATGCGAACTGTCCAGTATGGTTTACTCCTTATGACACCCTTTACACAGAAAAATACGAG agTTGCTGCTGAAGCCATCAGTGCGCAGTTAGGATCGGCAAGAGTGATTTTGAGGTTGTTTGATGACCTGTCTATGCTTCAGTATTCCTTATCATATGGTTTGGGAAAGAGG GGTGAAGACCGGACACAGCGTTTGCTTAAATTGGTTAATAACATTTTTGATATGCTTTATTACCCAGTGGAACACATAGCATGGCTTCAGGATATGAAAGTTCTTCGTGGGAAATCTCAGGGATTATGGAATCTCTGCATAGTGATTTGGGCTATTTCACTTAGTTTAACGATAGTAAG AGCTCTTCATCAGATTTCAATTCTAAAACAACAAAAGGCAAAAACTTCAGATGAAGAAAG GAGGAGAATTGAGGCCAGGCATGTGGAGGAATATCTGACTGTGATAATGCAAGGATCGGATCTCCTGAATGCCATTAACTGGTTACCATGGAGACCCTGGAGCAAGCCATTTGCTTCTTGGCAG GTTGGCCTCCTTGGACTGACATCATCCATCATTGGCTTCAGAAAGCTTCTATCTGCTGGAAGGTAG
- the LOC135202964 gene encoding peroxisomal membrane protein 11C-like isoform X2 has translation MSLQDFVSVLESYRGREKTMRTVQYGLLLMTPFTQKNTRVAAEAISAQLGSARVILRLFDDLSMLQYSLSYGLGKRGEDRTQRLLKLVNNIFDMLYYPVEHIAWLQDMKVLRGKSQGLWNLCIVIWAISLSLTIVRALHQISILKQQKAKTSDEERRRIEARHVEEYLTVIMQGSDLLNAINWLPWRPWSKPFASWQVGLLGLTSSIIGFRKLLSAGR, from the exons ATGAGTCTGCAAGACTTTGTATCGGTGCTGGAAAGCTACCGAGGACGTGAGAAAACCATGCGAACTGTCCAGTATGGTTTACTCCTTATGACACCCTTTACACAGAAAAATACGAG agTTGCTGCTGAAGCCATCAGTGCGCAGTTAGGATCGGCAAGAGTGATTTTGAGGTTGTTTGATGACCTGTCTATGCTTCAGTATTCCTTATCATATGGTTTGGGAAAGAGG GGTGAAGACCGGACACAGCGTTTGCTTAAATTGGTTAATAACATTTTTGATATGCTTTATTACCCAGTGGAACACATAGCATGGCTTCAGGATATGAAAGTTCTTCGTGGGAAATCTCAGGGATTATGGAATCTCTGCATAGTGATTTGGGCTATTTCACTTAGTTTAACGATAGTAAG AGCTCTTCATCAGATTTCAATTCTAAAACAACAAAAGGCAAAAACTTCAGATGAAGAAAG GAGGAGAATTGAGGCCAGGCATGTGGAGGAATATCTGACTGTGATAATGCAAGGATCGGATCTCCTGAATGCCATTAACTGGTTACCATGGAGACCCTGGAGCAAGCCATTTGCTTCTTGGCAG GTTGGCCTCCTTGGACTGACATCATCCATCATTGGCTTCAGAAAGCTTCTATCTGCTGGAAGGTAG